A genome region from Oncorhynchus gorbuscha isolate QuinsamMale2020 ecotype Even-year linkage group LG26, OgorEven_v1.0, whole genome shotgun sequence includes the following:
- the LOC124016004 gene encoding uncharacterized protein LOC124016004 isoform X2, translated as MEQGELRNYLGSSPDTDNVAHVECCALAPSCCDQRYSTGYADWEFTSSCQDINRKHHQRFRTIERQLQYLLDKADEYQAHLLYRHDNLQKEHFAHVVPTFLRTCQPYFTYLESTARSSLPRSTPLPMYIRSRFLDFSQQLCERLEQLVLTYASFDFLSLEETDPASHYNSCHYNEPVLQPASSGHRSSHQPLVLTTITSEGCEPPQTEAHTNAYRCCQCLPFLHWQVSDRQCGAVHIQVLSSSPLPGWGPHWPVQTHALECGETQREPAAGNRWRDGGTSRGGQASGRERESHQHRVLLPVLRGRP; from the exons ATGGAACAGGGGGAGCTGAGAAATTATCTTGGATCATCACCAGACACAG ACAATGTGGCGCATGTAGAGTGTTGTGCTTTGGCGCCCTCGTGTTGCGACCAAAGGTACAGCACAGGGTATGCTGATTGGGAGTTCACGTCGTCATGCCAGGATATCAACAGGAAGCATCATCAGAGGTTCCGAACCATTGAGCGGCAACTCCAGTACCTGCTGGATAAGGCGGATGAGTATCAGGCACaccttttatacag GCATGACAACCTGCAGAAGGAACACTTTGCTCACGTGGTGCCTACTTTCCTGCGGACTTGTCAGCCCTACTTCACTTACCTGGAGTCGACCGCTCGCAGCTCCCTGCCCCGGAGCACGCCTCTACCCATGTACATCCGCTCACGA TTTTTAGACTTCTCCCAGCAGCTCTGTGAGAGGCTGGAGCAGCTGGTCTTGACCTATGCCTCCTTTGACTTTCTTTCACTGGAAGAGACTGATCCGGCAAG ccattacaattcctgccattacaatgagcccgtcctccaacCAGCCTCTTCTGGTCATCGCTCATCCCACCAGCCTCTGGTACTTACAACCATAACATCTGAAGGCTGTGAGCCACCACAAACAGAGGCACATACAAACGCATATCGCTGCTGTCAG tGTCTCCCATTTCTACATTGGCAAGTGTCAGATAGACAGTGTGGGGCTGTCCATATACAGGTACTGTCGTCTAGCCCCTTACCTGGCTGGGGTCCACACTGGCCTGTACAAACGCATGCGCTGGAATGtggagagactcagagagagccTGCAGCAGGAAACAGATGGCGAGATGGAGGGACATCCAGAGGAGGACAAGCCAgtggcagggaaagagagagccaCCAACACAGagta CTACTTCCTGTGCTACGAGGACGTCCCTGA
- the LOC124016004 gene encoding UPF0575 protein C19orf67 homolog isoform X1, protein MEQGELRNYLGSSPDTDNVAHVECCALAPSCCDQRYSTGYADWEFTSSCQDINRKHHQRFRTIERQLQYLLDKADEYQAHLLYRHDNLQKEHFAHVVPTFLRTCQPYFTYLESTARSSLPRSTPLPMYIRSRFLDFSQQLCERLEQLVLTYASFDFLSLEETDPASVSHFYIGKCQIDSVGLSIYRYCRLAPYLAGVHTGLYKRMRWNVERLRESLQQETDGEMEGHPEEDKPVAGKERATNTEYYFLCYEDVPEEPSEGGDGEGKGETVAMGNMVKMWTIGQWIQTYPDPVRDDIYDWVLCWVPQARYHRLLWLGEEEPSACNATDCLLEVLFSQQTPVEGPSRETEMSHCSSTAFGHNMFSMI, encoded by the exons ATGGAACAGGGGGAGCTGAGAAATTATCTTGGATCATCACCAGACACAG ACAATGTGGCGCATGTAGAGTGTTGTGCTTTGGCGCCCTCGTGTTGCGACCAAAGGTACAGCACAGGGTATGCTGATTGGGAGTTCACGTCGTCATGCCAGGATATCAACAGGAAGCATCATCAGAGGTTCCGAACCATTGAGCGGCAACTCCAGTACCTGCTGGATAAGGCGGATGAGTATCAGGCACaccttttatacag GCATGACAACCTGCAGAAGGAACACTTTGCTCACGTGGTGCCTACTTTCCTGCGGACTTGTCAGCCCTACTTCACTTACCTGGAGTCGACCGCTCGCAGCTCCCTGCCCCGGAGCACGCCTCTACCCATGTACATCCGCTCACGA TTTTTAGACTTCTCCCAGCAGCTCTGTGAGAGGCTGGAGCAGCTGGTCTTGACCTATGCCTCCTTTGACTTTCTTTCACTGGAAGAGACTGATCCGGCAAG tGTCTCCCATTTCTACATTGGCAAGTGTCAGATAGACAGTGTGGGGCTGTCCATATACAGGTACTGTCGTCTAGCCCCTTACCTGGCTGGGGTCCACACTGGCCTGTACAAACGCATGCGCTGGAATGtggagagactcagagagagccTGCAGCAGGAAACAGATGGCGAGATGGAGGGACATCCAGAGGAGGACAAGCCAgtggcagggaaagagagagccaCCAACACAGagta CTACTTCCTGTGCTACGAGGACGTCCCTGAGGAGCCTTCTGAGGGGGGCGAtggagagggaaaaggggagacTGTTGCTATGGGCAATATGGTCAAGATGTGGACAATCGGTCAGTGGATCCAAACGTATCCTGACCCCGTGAGGGACGACATCTACGACTG GGTGCTATGCTGGGTTCCGCAGGCTAGGTACCACAGGCTGTTGTGGCTGGGAGAAGAGGAGCCCTCTGCTTGCAACGCTACTGACTGCCTGCTGGAGGTGTTGTTTTCTCAACAGACCCCAGTGGAAGGCCCCAGTCGTGAAACAGAGATGAGTCACTGTTCTAGTACTGCCTTTGGCCATAACATGTTCTCAATGATTTAA